The DNA window GTTCAGCAGCACCTTGCCGGAGTTGCCGGTCTTGAGCCACACCGCCACCGGGGGCAGCAGAATGCAGAGAACGAGCAACAGGGTGTCGTTATCGGTATCCAGGGTAATTACGGTGGACGAGAGCTTGACGCCGCAGCGCAGGCAGATGTCCTGAACCTCCGTTGTCCCGGCCCCGCAGTTCTGGCAGTAGTTTCTGGATTTCAGGGGACGGACGCCGCAATTCAGGCAGTATTCCGCCTTTTCGTCAACTTCCTTTCCACAGTTTCTGCAATACATGGCTATCCTCTTCTCGTCATGGTTTCCCGACACAATCAGTATACAGGGAATCAGGGAAAAATGCAGGAGGAAAACTGCTTGTCCTTCAGGCTGCCAGTTGCAGTATCAACGGTCCCCAGACAAGGCCTTCCAGCAGAATGATAAAGGGGAACTGAAGCAGGGTACCCCGGAACGCGGAAGAGGAGTGCGTTTCGAGTACAGTTTCGTCTCCGGGGGGCAGAGCCTGCATAAGAACGGTATCCATACTGCCGATTATGTTTTTGACCTCCAGATGCCCCCGGCCGTTCAGGATCTCTTCAAAGTAGTACATGGTCCGGGCAAGCATTCCCCCCAGACGTCCGGGAAAGCGGAGGGCAGGAGTAACCGAAAAGAGGGAGAGCAGCACAAGGCCGCTCAAGGTGAATCCCTTGCTCAGCCCCTGTTCCAGGGCTCCCGCAGTAAGGGTAAGGGGACCGATCTCCAGAAGGACCCGTCCGACGGGGTTCAGGAGGTGAAACAGTGTTATGGAGAAGATCATCATGGCATAGTAAAAGAATCGGATGCGTTTACCTGCCAGAACAACAGCGACTGCAAAAACCATACAGTGCAACAGCAGAAGCTCCAGGCTGGCGCCCATGAAAAACCCGGGTATCAGGGATACTCCGGTCCAGAAGCGGACGGTGGGATTCATTATGCGGGCAAGCCTGTCGGGGCGGCGCTTTTTTTTCACCGGCTTTTTCATGTCGTCTCCAGGGCGGAATCCTTCAGGGCCTTCCACCAGCGGGATTTCTCGGAGAAGCTGCGGGCAAAAAGGCCGATAAAAAAGCCTGATCCGAGACCGATACCCAGGAACCAGGGGAGTATACGCCAGGCCGCCGGACCGAAGATGAATACAATGGAGAGCAGGATCTGGGACATATTGCTTACCAGCGCACCCAGCACACTGACTCCCAGAAAGGAGATATTCGGCCGCAGATAGCGCCAGGCCAGCCACATCGCCAGACCGCTGGAAAAAGACCCCGCCAGGGAAAAAAGGAACACGTAGGAGGCCATGGTTCCGTTTACCATTCCCTGACCCAGGACCTTGATGAGAATGAGGAGGAAATAGGTCCCCGTGGAATCCTCCGAATCCGAACCGAGAAGATCCAGGTAGAGAATTACCGGCAGGTTGGCCAGGCCCAGGCGCATAAAGGGAATCGGACGGGGAAAGAGATATTCCACGGTTGATAAAAACAGGCTCAGGGCCCCGAGCATGGCAAGGCGGTTAAGAACTCGTTCGCTGAACATGAAGCCTCCTGCTACTCCCTGTCGCCCACATAGATGAAGACCTGATTCGGCAGGCAGGCCGCCCAGTCCCCGGGTCTTTCCACGGGTCCCGACTGCACACAAAGCCCGTCAGGACAGTCGGAGTGAACAAAGCGGGCGGAATCTTTGCCAATATGAATATGGGATTCTCCCGCCGGCCCCTGCAGCACCACATCCCGCTCTTCCGAAAGAGGGTAGATGAGCCTCCCTTTACTGTCCTCGATAATCAGGTATCCCGTCTCTCCGGAACGCTGGAGACCAAACCAGGTAAAGAGTATGAATACGGCCAGAGAAAGGGCAATCGCCGCAGCATCGTATCTGAGAATCTTCATGTATCCGGTCCCTTCGTCTTCTCCGGTATAGACAGGAAAGGCCGCCCATGGCGGGCGGCCCGTGTAAAAATCAGGTATTTTTTATTCCGCTGCCGCGTTGGCTCCGGCGATTTTACCGAATACATGGATATCCGGAAGGGCATTACCTCCGAGACGGTTAGATCCGTGGATTCCACCGGTGGTTTCACCCGCAGCGTAGAGCCCGGGAATAACATTGCCTTCGGTGTCGATAACCTGGGCCTCCGTATTTATCTTTATTCCGCCCATGGTGTGGTGAACGGTCGGCATTCTTGCGCCGGCAAAATATGGAGGTGTATCGATCTTCTCATCGAAGAGGGTTCTTCCAAATTTGTCAGGACCGCCCTTCTCCACGGCTGCATTGAACCCGGCGACCGCGGCTTTCAGGTTTTCAGGATCAACGTCAATCTGTTCAGCAAGTTCCTCCAGGGTATCCGCCATATAGGCCCTGCCCTGTTCAACCAGCTCTCCGATTGTTTCGTTGAAGTTGTTCTTGGTATCCATAGTGGGATAGTTATGAGAATCCAGAACAATCCACATAAAGTCGTCTTCCTGCTCAAAAAGCGCCTTGGTCATGACATCCCGCCGGGCACCTTCGTCAACAAAGCGTTTTCCCTCCTTGTTGACAAAAATCCTGTTCTCAACACCCTGTTCAATGTTACCCGCAAGGCTTCCCGTATCGGGGTCTCCCATGGGCAGCAGCTGGATGTGTTCGAGCCCGATCAGATCGGCACCCACCTGTTCAGCCAGGGCCAGGCCGTCTCCGGTTGCACCGGGATGGTTGGTGGATTTGATATTCTTCAGAGAAGGCCAGATCTTGTTGTATTTTTCCCGCATCTCTACATCGTTGCCAAAACCACCGGTGGCGATGATAACCGCCTTGTTTCCCTGGGCCAGGATGGTGGAATCGGGACCTGTAGCCTTTACAGCTGTTACCCGACCGGTATCCTTATCTTTGTAGATGTTGGTGGCCCGGGTATCGGTGAGAAGCAGAATACTGTCTTCATTCTTCTCAATGTAATTCATCAAAGTCTCAATGTATCCGGTACCCAGGGGTTTAACCGGCTTGTGGGCCCGGGGCCAGAGTCCGCCGAGAACGGTAAAAATCCCGTCTTTGAACTCCATTCCCATGCTTTCCATCCAGTGGAGGGTGGGAAGGGCGTTCTCTACGAGGGTCCGGATCAGTACAGGTTCGCCAAGCTTGTCTCCCCCTTCGTAGGTCTGGGTAAAATGCTTTTCGATGGAATCTTCTATTCCCAGGGGCTCCTGTCGTTCAGGGTCGACTGCGTTGTAAGCCGCACCGGAGATAATGGTGTTACCGCCGACCTGGGGCATCTTTTCAAGAATGATAACCGTGGCACCATTCTGGTGGGCGGAGACTGCCGCGGCAAGCCCGGCGCCGCCTGCACCGATGACAACCACGTCCGCCTCAAGATTCTCCGTTGCGGCTGTAACCACGTCCGCTTCGGCTTTCCCTTCGGACAGGGCTGCAATGTCCGCTCCCGCAGCTGCCAGCGCCTCGGTAACCGCTGCGATTATCGCCTTGCTGGAGTAGGTAGCACCGGCTACGGTGTCTACCGCCAGGGTCTGACCGTCAATAATGGCTTTGGGGATTCTCTCAAAAGCCGCATCAGAGAGACCGGGGGTCTCCTCGTTCTGGAGGATCTTGATCTCCTTGATCTCCTTCTCA is part of the Marispirochaeta aestuarii genome and encodes:
- a CDS encoding YqaE/Pmp3 family membrane protein, producing the protein MYCRNCGKEVDEKAEYCLNCGVRPLKSRNYCQNCGAGTTEVQDICLRCGVKLSSTVITLDTDNDTLLLVLCILLPPVAVWLKTGNSGKVLLNIILCFLLAWFGGVLHAFLVRKVR
- a CDS encoding Gx transporter family protein; its protein translation is MFSERVLNRLAMLGALSLFLSTVEYLFPRPIPFMRLGLANLPVILYLDLLGSDSEDSTGTYFLLILIKVLGQGMVNGTMASYVFLFSLAGSFSSGLAMWLAWRYLRPNISFLGVSVLGALVSNMSQILLSIVFIFGPAAWRILPWFLGIGLGSGFFIGLFARSFSEKSRWWKALKDSALETT
- a CDS encoding NusG domain II-containing protein, which encodes MKILRYDAAAIALSLAVFILFTWFGLQRSGETGYLIIEDSKGRLIYPLSEERDVVLQGPAGESHIHIGKDSARFVHSDCPDGLCVQSGPVERPGDWAACLPNQVFIYVGDRE
- a CDS encoding flavocytochrome c, which encodes MKRVVQILLTLLLVFSAASCGKKLYTPGSYEGAAPGIHGKDVIVEVSVDEKEIKEIKILQNEETPGLSDAAFERIPKAIIDGQTLAVDTVAGATYSSKAIIAAVTEALAAAGADIAALSEGKAEADVVTAATENLEADVVVIGAGGAGLAAAVSAHQNGATVIILEKMPQVGGNTIISGAAYNAVDPERQEPLGIEDSIEKHFTQTYEGGDKLGEPVLIRTLVENALPTLHWMESMGMEFKDGIFTVLGGLWPRAHKPVKPLGTGYIETLMNYIEKNEDSILLLTDTRATNIYKDKDTGRVTAVKATGPDSTILAQGNKAVIIATGGFGNDVEMREKYNKIWPSLKNIKSTNHPGATGDGLALAEQVGADLIGLEHIQLLPMGDPDTGSLAGNIEQGVENRIFVNKEGKRFVDEGARRDVMTKALFEQEDDFMWIVLDSHNYPTMDTKNNFNETIGELVEQGRAYMADTLEELAEQIDVDPENLKAAVAGFNAAVEKGGPDKFGRTLFDEKIDTPPYFAGARMPTVHHTMGGIKINTEAQVIDTEGNVIPGLYAAGETTGGIHGSNRLGGNALPDIHVFGKIAGANAAAE